The Raphanus sativus cultivar WK10039 chromosome 2, ASM80110v3, whole genome shotgun sequence DNA segment aagaAACTtttgaatacattaattcaaatgtagaatgtggtttgaaatttttaaaacaaaagtgaagattataaacttcagtatattgaagatttaccgaaaactcattattttaaaaggagttaacccacagattttgaattttttcaaaaatatgaaaatttggttttagtgtatagtttcttagagcaatgacataagatgatggtcaaagaggtttagaacctttttgtctccgtttctctagataataaagattttataatggtaattccacaaTTCTAGccgtatatgaaattttaccaaactaaatattaaaaaattagaatgattgcTATATACCaggaaagatagtttataatacattaattcaaatgttgaatgtggtttgaatttttttaaataaaagtgaagAGTTTAAATtccagtatatagagcatttaccgaaaactcattattttagaaggggttaatccacggattttggataaatttcaaaaatacgaaaatctggttttagtgtatagtttcatcgagcactaacataagatgatggtcaaagagttcagaacctctgttgtccccagataatgaagattttataatgctaattccactaatttagAAAGTAGATGAAATTtcaccaaactaaatattaaaaaattagaatgattcctatataccatgaaagatagtttagaatacattaattcaattctcgaatttggtttgaaatttttaaacaaaagtgaagagtataaactttaatatataaagcatttaccgaaaactcattattttagaaggggttaacccatagattttcgaaaaatttcaaaaatatgaaaatctggttttagtgtttagttttatcgagcactaacataagatgatggtcaaaaagtttagaacctctgCTGTCTACGTTTCTtaaaataatgaagattttataatgatgattccactaatctagccagtatatgaaattttaataaactaaatataaaaatagaatgattcctatataccatgaaagatgttataaaataaataaattcaaataataagtTTAGAACTTTCtctgtcttcgtttctctagataataaagattttataatgctaattccactaatctagtgagtatataaaattttagtaaactaaatataaaaaatagaatgattcctatataccatgaaatataatttagaatacattaattcaattatcgaatttggtttgaaatttttaaacaaaagggAAGAacataaacttcagtatatagagcatttataGAAAACTCATTGTTTtggaaggggttaacccacaaattttggaaaaaattcaaaaatacgaaaatctggttttagtgtatagtttcatcgagcactaacataagattatggtcaaagagtttagaacctctgttgtcttcgtttctctagataatggagattttataatgctaattctactaatctagttagtatataaaattttagtaaactaaatataaaaaaaatagaatgattcctatataccatgaaaaatagtttagaatacattagtTCAATTGTcgaatatggtttgaaaattttaaacaaaagtgaggAGTATAAAcatcagtatatagagcatataccaaaaactcattattttagaaggggttaacccatagatttcggaaaaaattcaaaaatatgaaaatatggttttagtgtattgtttcatcgaacactaacataagatgatagtcaagagtttagaacctatgttgtctctgtttctctagataatgaaacttttataatgctaattccactaatatagacaatatatgaaattttagtaactaaatattaaaaaattagaatgattcctatataccgtgaaagatagtttagaatacattaattcaaatgtagattgtggtttgaaaattttaaactaaagtgaaaagtataaactttagtatatagagcaaTTACCGACatctcaatatttttgaaagggttaacccacagattttgagaaaatttcaaaaacatgaaaactgattttagtgtatagtttcatcgagaactgacatatgatggttaaagaggtttagaacatttgttgtctctgtttctctggataatgaagattttataatggtaatttcacaaatctagacagtatatgaaattttagtaaacgaaatattaaaaaattagaatgattcctatataccatgaaagagaatttagaatacattaattcaaatctagaatgtggtttgaattttttttaacaaaagtgaagagtagaaactttagtatatagaggatttactgaaaactcattattttaaaaggggttaatccacggattttgatttttttttcaaaaatatgaaaatcttgttttagtgtatagttttatatagcactgacataagatgatggtcaaagaggtttagaaatttttttgtctccgtttctctagataataaatattttataatggtaattccacaattctaggcagtatatgaaattttaccaaactaaatattaaaaaattagaatgattcctatataccatgaaagatagtttagaatacattaattcaattgtcaaatttggtttgaaaattttaaacaaaagtgaagagtataaacttatataaatcatttaccgaaaactcaatatttttgaagggtaacgttaacccacatattttttttaaaatcaaaaatatgaaaatatagttttagtgtatagtttcttagagcactgacataagatgatggtcaaaggtTTAGAACAAAAGTAAAgcgtataaacttcagtatatagagtatttaccgaaaactcattattttagaaggttAGCCCCcagattttaagaaaaatcaaaaatatggcAATATTGTTTAAGTGGATAATTACATCATGGACTGACATAGAATGATGTTAAAAAGGTTTGGATCATTTGTTGTGTATGTGTCTTTCAAGAATAGAGACTTCATAGTGCTAGATCCACTAATTTAGGATATATATGAAGTTTACTAACTTAACTGTTAAAAATTAGAACAATGTCATGTACCTGAAAGAGAATTTAtcatacattaataaaaaatgtagaaagtggtttgaaaattttaaacgatACCATGAGTATAAgcttcaatatatataaaatttaacaaaaacaaaattcaatatATTCGTAGGAGAGTTAAGCcacatattttaagaaaaattcaaaaatatgaaaatgatggTTTAAGGCATACATAATATAATGGTCAAAAAgggttttaacttttttttttctctatttctttAAAGAACAGAGATCACTTAAATGGTGGTTAACTTacatattttgataaaattccAGAAAATGAcaatattgtttaaataaatagtTGTATCCTGCACTGATATAGCATGATGGTCAAAAATGTATGGAACATTTATTGTCTCTTTTTatctagaaaataaagatttCATAGTGGATAGTTcatatatgaatatatgttCTCTTATTTTATTCAGATTGGAATCACTAATTCTCTGATCTGAGTGAGATGTTGTATGTTTCTAGAAATAATTCAATTAGAAACACAAAAAGGATAAAAATAGTGGTTGATAACTTTGATTCTTAGATTCTTTCTCTTTTTCCACAACATGTAAAGGCACAAGCGTTGATTGAATGATGTCTAAGATATAAATTTAGTGTAGAAAGACTGGACTGAAATACATTAAGGCAATCACCATTCTGTCGACAGATAGAAAACATATCGATTATTACCTACGAGAACTGtgtgttaatattttatttatctgtGAATCTTTAGCCATTATTGCAATGTTATTTCTCCATTCCGCatactttttttgttaaaaagcaAGTcagaaaataatagtaaataGAAGATTAATTGATGTTTGCAGAAACAAGTTCGATGTAGTAATCTGATTGGAGATAAAAACTTTTGGGAGCTCCAGCCTCAGAGGCATGATAGCTGGATTTGGAAGAGTTTGTGTAATCTGAGGTCTATTGCTCGACCTATGGTGGTTTGCGAGGTGGGCAGGGGTACGAATGCGAGTTTCTGGCATGACAAGTGGACAAACAGAGGTCCGCTGATCGATCTTACGGGACCTAGAGGTCCAGGGGTCACCGTTTTACATGTGGATGCAGTAGTGGCGGATGCTCTAAGAGATGGGAATTGGTGGGTAAACAGAAGTGGGAGCAGGAATCGACTTATCACTTTGGTTAGAAAGTGTCTTCCGGAAGCAGCTCCTATATTATCCTCAGAAGTGGAGGATATATATCTTTGGAAGCCTGGAAACAGAGGTGCTTCAACCGCTTTCTCGGCAGCTCATACTTGGGAGGCTCTACACCCGCAAGGAGAGCAAGTCTTCTGGCATCGGCAAGTCTGGTTTCAAGGTAGAATACCCAAACATATGTTTATTACATGGGTGATTGCGCGGAACCGTCTAGGCACAAGAGACAGATTGAGAGGCTGGGGCTTGCAGGTGCCGTCAACTTGCATTTTATGCAATGTGGCAGATGAGACAAGACAACACTTCTTCTTTGATTGTAGTTACAGCTCTGAGATATGGTCGTTTTTCTGCTCTAGGCTGCAGTTAATTCCTCCTGTCTTGTTTTAAGATGGCTTGAGATGGTTGAGAAATCCTTTTGGAGATGAGTTTGTGAAGTTGATTATCAAGCTAGTGTACCAAGCAGCTCTGTATGGTATTTGGAAGGAGAGAAATAACAGAATTCATAATGAGATTTTCCGTCCGGCCCGAGCAGTGATCCTTGAGATAAAGCAAACAGTTCAAGCGCGGCTAGATCCTTTGTCAAGAGCGCAAAACTCTTCTAGGACTGATATAACGCTGCTTGGGACTTGGTTCAGTAGATTTTAGCAGGTTTGAAATGTGGAGGGAGTGAAGTTTGGCAGTGGGAGAATCGCAGAAGAGAAATAGTGGCTTTGAAGTCTCAGGAGTGAGGTTTGGATTTTTTGGCAGAAGAGTAGTTTTGTTTGTGGAGTTTTTTTTAAGGTTTGTAAAGGTCtgagttttgtttatttttcccGGGTGTGGGCGCCTTAAGAGGTGTAAAGTTGTAGTTCctctttagttttaaataatgaaataaaagtgttaaaaaaaaaattcaatgtaGTACTCGTGCTGTTTTAATCTACCTAAAACGCCTTGCATGTCACTTGTCCAAAATTTGGAATGATACTGTCGTTTTCTTTCGAAAGGCTGCATAGGATATTAGGCCCGACAATGAGATAATTGTTTAGCACGGCAATATCTGATAAACCTTCTTTGGTATGGTCAAGCCCAAAGTTCAAGTCTCCTATTCTTGGCGCATAAAGTTTTTCACTTTTCCTGCGGTTCCAAAATATTCTtatttttgattgattttttttgaaaagtaaatTCTGCAGTCCTTTCTTCAGAATTACATATAGAGGGAAATTTTCTTAATTGTCCAACTTATATTAGTTCTCAGTCAAAAAGGATCAGAAAACCCAGAACTGAAGAAATATAGACGTGGCAATTATTTTCCGGCTCCAGCGGCGAAGGTTTCCGGTGGAAGGCCGCAGGTCAGATTCTTCAGTCTGACCCAGAAGATTCTACTCTCGAACCCAGAGCTCCTCTACCTTCTATGAACGATTTCTTGTTCCAAGGTTTTGGTTAATTgccttttattttgttttgttttgtcatgTGTGAATGAAATTAATTGTTTTGATGTACAAGGGGTTGAAGCGATGTTCAAAAAAGGGCTGGGAAATTCTGTAGCTCTTAAAGCCAATGCTATTTAGTAGATGAACATCTTCATCATCCAGGTACCTCAGCATATTCTTAGACAAGGCTAGTCCACCTTGAAGCTATCTTCTCTTCAATCTGCATTTCTTGTTCGTTTCATTTGTTTGGTGTAATTCATGTGATTTGTTTCTGacatctcttttttttccttctctcgATTTATTCTAAGATTTGTTAAGAGATGTTTAAAATGtagttagaaaatattaaacaactttaaagcttataaacttcaatatatagataacttattaaaaaaaactctatattttcATAGTGGTTGTcccacatatatattttgaaaaaaaataaaaagtatggCATTAGTTTTAATGAATAGTTGCATCATACACTGACAAATAACGGTGGTCAAAGATGTATGGAacctttattatatatatttgtctagAAAATAAAGATCTCGTAGTGTTTATTTACAAAGTTCTGCGtgttatatttttgttacattATTTGTTAAACTCTGGCCCATTTGCCTATATATAttacagtataacctctataaattaataatttataaattaatatctctataaattaatagaatttcatagtcccaaattgagttttggttcaattaatatttcgataaattaataatctctataaattaataaaaaaatttagttttgatgtagtcccaacattattaatttatagaggtttcactgtactTCTATCCGATATAGAATTTAAAGCCCATACTATACCGAGATAAgacataaataaaatagtttgtAAAGAAGTACGTTATATAACTGTACAGTTGGAAGTCCGTTttgttaccatgcagtaacggGTTTATGATATTGCGAGCAGCTATGGAACCTCACTCCTGACAGCCGCCTCGTCCTCACGTGGGGTGCTCAACCCGCTCCAAATCTTGGTCGTTTCGTCGAGGTGGATGCGAGCGGGTATGGAACCTCGCTCCCATATGTCGCTCTCGAGTACACATCGGCTTGCGATAGCCGCTCCCACATATTGCTCTCGTGTCCGACTCGCCCATCATGCATCTTTCACTCTCTTTTGCATCATGAATATCTCCATACAGCTCCAAGAACTCCAAAGAATACTCCAACACCTAACAAAAACTCATGCATGCAAATGTATCCTAAAGATGGTTTAAATTTACTCTACATGATCAGAATGtacaaaaataaatgattaaaacTATGTAATATAACCATGAtgaccctaaaccctaaattctatatttagaaattttgttGTGTTTAATTCTCTCGATAACTGGAATTTTATAGTGGTAAATCCACtgatttaaacaatatattaaattttactaatttaattgctaaaattaataaaatggtGAAAtggttagaaatttttaaactataatGAGTATAAGCttatatatatagcatttaATCGAAAACTCAaatataccttttttttttaaggaaaaaactcaaaatatctCTCAAGcgaagaaaacaataaaataaagaattttctTTGCATTCAATATAATTTATGAGGTAAAATTCTTCTCGAgcatttttgttcaaaaaaaaaaaattccttctCGAGCATCTTCACAACTTGAAGCTGTAGTTACGTTTCGCCACCTCATTGGGTTCAACATGTTTTTCAAAACTCCAACGATATACGTCAATCTCGATTTATCGTAATTGCCACCCGTAAAAGCAGTGAATGTAATGTTTCCCTGCAAATCAGTGATTGCCACGTGTAACAATCTCTAACGGTAAAATTAGGGAGTTCAAATGACAAAGGTTGATCACCGactttgatttttgaaaaagtcGACCGTTAATCCAAACCGTTTATTCTGTTTtacctatatatataatatatatatatatgtcttcgTAAAGCTTTGGCCGCCTCCAACATCCAAGCTCTCGCTTTCTCTTTATTTGagtctcttctctttctctcttgatcCCTGTTCAGGAGCTCATACGTTTTGCCATCGGAGAGGACGTGACAACCCACCACCGCCTCTCGATCTGACCACCACCGGAGCCATTTTTCTTCACCGGAGAGGAAGCAATTGTCACGGGAGGTCCATTGTCGCGAAGCACCGGAGACATATTTATGTCTTATCGTTGTTGTCGTCTTAAACCGAGATGAGATGACAGGAACCCGATCGGAGCCGCGACGTTCCCCACCACCAACCAACACCGGTCACCGATATGCACCGCCGCGATCCCCTTTTCACCGTAGTTGATCCATGTTGTCGGAGAGCCATCGATGCTACGGCGTTGACGTTTCGTATCCGTTGGTGACGTGTAGCACGTGGTCAATATGATAAGAGTTAGTGCCTTATTTCTCTTTTCTCATTATACAAAGTGACCATTTTAATCATAATCCCAAGATTTAATCATAAAACCCAGTGTTAAGGTCGTCATATGGTTACACTTTCTCGTTTCATGATAATGGGCTTAGCCCAAACTGTCTTTAATGCAATTAAGAAACAAAATCACAAAATCAATTATTATCCTCCATTTGTGGAAGTTAATAATGCACATCATGTGATAGCTTAGAGGCAGactttttatacaaaaatatttgaatacaGCCTTGAATTCTAGGCTTGGGTCTGCGTATCAGAGTCACTGGACTCAGCCCATTTACCAGGTCAACAAAATCTTTGATACACTTAAATACTACTCTATTATTAACATATTattcattaattatttaaatttttttttattaattattcaaGCCGGTTAATATAGTTTGTCTGCATTGAAAGTCATTAGACTTAGTCCATTTTATTTCTACGAATACAATGGAATAATATTGTGCGTGTCATATAACAAGATTAGGTAGATAATATTTCAGCACTTATGTTAATTGTTAAGTTGaggtaagaaaaataaatttgagcTAAGAAAGGCCCAATTgttaaattaaacataaatttaatttaaataaatcaaagcccaaattttattttcagtctaacgttaatttaattttaattaaacattttatGTTCGGGGTTCGGGGTTGGGGGTTCGGGGTTCGGGGTTCGGGGTTCGGGGTTCGGGGTTCGGGGTTCGGGGTTCGGGTTCGGGGTTCGGGGTTCGGGATTTCGGGGTTGAGGGTTTCCGGTTTCGGGTTTAGGGTTTCCGGTTTCGGGTTTAGGGTTTCCGGGTtgagggtttagggtttagggttgagggtttatggtttagggtttagggtttagggtttagggtttagggtttagggtttaggggttagggGTTAGGGGTTaggggttagggtttaggggttaggggttaggggttagggtttagggtttagggtttagggttagggtttagggtttagggtttagggtttagggtttagggtttagggtttagggtttagggtttagggtttagggtttagggtttagggtttagggtttagggtttagggtttagggtttagggtttagggtttagggtttagggtttagggtttagggtttagggtttagggttagggtttagggtttagggtttagggtttagggtttagggtttagggtttagggtttagggtttagggtttagggtttagggtttagggtttagggtttagggtttagggtttagggtttagggtttagggtttagggtttagggtttagggtttagggtttagggtttagggtttagggtttagggtttagggtttagggtttagggtttagggtttagggtttagggtttagggtttagggtttagggtttagggtttagggtttagggtttagggtttagggtttagggtttagggtttagggtttagggtttagggtttagggtttagggtttagggtttagggtttaggtttagggtttagggtttagggtttagggtttaggttttagggtttagggtttagggtttagggtttagggttta contains these protein-coding regions:
- the LOC108830449 gene encoding uncharacterized protein LOC108830449; protein product: MVVCEVGRGTNASFWHDKWTNRGPLIDLTGPRGPGVTVLHVDAVVADALRDGNWWVNRSGSRNRLITLVRKCLPEAAPILSSEVEDIYLWKPGNRGASTAFSAAHTWEALHPQGEQVFWHRQVWFQGRIPKHMFITWVIARNRLGTRDRLRGWGLQVPSTCILCNVADETRQHFFFDCSYSSEIWSFFCSRLQLIPPVLF